Sequence from the Mycosarcoma maydis chromosome 4, whole genome shotgun sequence genome:
GTTACGAGCAACACGTTGCGCATTCGAATAGCGCGATTTCGATCGTTGTTTGGGAGGAGCGACGAGAGGGGTTGAGTGGGTAAAAGCGGCCAAGTCCGGACGGTGAGGATTGAGCGCGGGGATATGCGATGTTTCGTCTGTAGCCGTCCAGTCAGTCATTCCGTATGGTGAGGGTGATGGGAGTGCTGCGTCAAGAAGCGGGAGGTTGGGTGTTTCGAGGCAAGAGCAATCGGCAATCAAGGACAAAGGTGGTGTAGAGGCTCGAACAAGTTCCGAGACTCTACGTGCTTTGATCCCGAGAGAAGAGGTGGTCAGACTTGGACGTCTCGCTCCTCCTGCAGCGTTGGCAGAGCTTGTAGTGGATGGTATGGCTGAGGTCGATTCGGTTCTCGCACCAGGCACGGCGCTTGTGATCAACgatgctggctgctgcccCACACGAAGAGCTCCACTGTTGACCAGTGTGTGGCGCGGACGGCTACGTCGAACAGCTAAATCGTGATCCGGTGCCTCGCAAGCACTGGGCAATGGAAGCAGTGTATCGTCCTCGACCTCACCTTGATCCTCGCGTTGCTCCACTTTTTCGGGTTGTGCTTCAGCAGCATGGACCGAGAGGTTGCCGTAAGATCGTCGCTTCTTGGGCGACAATCCTGTGTCGATGGGCAGAGGTGGATGTGGCATAACGACGGCACCAGTTTCACACGTCTCTTTGACCGCCTTGACGTCTAGCTTTCTATCATCGCCCGCAATAGTCTTTTGCAAAGCAGCTTGCAACGGTTCTGCAGTGAATCGTGGGCCTTGCACCGTGAATGGCGTTTTGGCCGTTCCGTTCGCAAAAGCCGGCCTGACTGGCGTACCAACCAGGGTCGGCACAGGCTTGATCGCCTGTCCGGGCTGCTGCCCGAGCGATTCAGAAACTTGCCTCAACAGCCCGTCGTGGTCGCCTGCCCTCAACACCCTGGTTACCTCCGCTCTTGGCCTCTGGCTTAATGGCACATTTACCGCCTTGTAGCTACCTAGCTCCCTTTTCAGAATGCCGTTTTCCTCCTGCATGCGTTCCAGCTGCAACCTCAAATCGAGGTTCTCGTGTTTGACTTGATCCAGCTCGTGGCGTACGCGATCCATGTACATAATCTTCTGGTTGGGATTCTTGTGGCTGAGCAATTCCGAGTTGAGCGCTGACAGCGAAGCGACCTGCTCTTCGGCCAGTGCATTGCGTTGAACCAGATGcctggcttgctcgacgagctcgttgTACAGCAGTTCGTAGTGCTCGGCGTGGTCCAGTAGCGATGCCATGCGATCGCGTTCGTCTCGTTCGGCTTTCTCAGCGATTCTTGCATTTTGCAACGAGGCCATgagagagcgagatgcTTCCGCTTGCGTCTCGGCTTCTTTGCGAGAGGCatcagcttgctcgaggGCTTCAGCAAGACGTTTGCGTAGAGGCTCAATTTCGGAGAGGTTTGATGAGAGGTTGTCGATCTCTCGCGTCTTGGCTGCTACCAAATTTTCGAGTGTCGCCACTTGGCTCCGCGTAGCAGCAAGCGCTTCCTCAGTAGCCTTGGTTTCGGTAGAGCAAGAAATGTATCTTGCATGTAGTTCCGCGGTTTCTTCTTGAAGAAGAGCGTTGCGTGCTAgcgcatcctcgagctcaactTGAGCAAGAGAGGCATATCCTGCATCAGTGTAGAGAGCTTCGGTCAGACCAGATAGATCGCACCAGCTCGAACTTGcgccgacgctgctgcatggctgctgttcttgctgctgctcaatcAGTCGAGAAGCGAGCTGACGTTCGGCGGATAGCTCTGAAGTGATACTGGCAAGgtcctcttcgagcgtcgagacgagctgtTTGGCAGTATCTCGATCGTGCTGGACCTGCTTGACCACAGCTACGAGCTCGTGGATTTGGGCCGCGCGCTCTTCTGCCAGCGTCTCTAGCTGGATCCGTCCGAAAGCGTTGTGGTGCCACTTCGCTCTCAAGGCGTCTTTGTCGTAATTTGACTGCCATTGCAATGATTCAATGTGCTGGGAGACGGCTTTAGAGACCATGGAAAGATTGTgtgcgtgctgctgctcgacatcttcCGCCTCTTGCATGAGCTCGTCAATATGAGACTCGAGTTCAGAGCGTGCTGCTTCGGCCGCCGCTCGTTGTTCGTGTACAGTGTGGGCTACTTGTTCGTGCTTACTTTCGAGTTCggcttgcagctgctcaatcTTTGCATTGAGTTCGACCTCGATCTTACGAGCATACTTCTGAGCATCAATGGCAATGATCTTTTCGGATTCTCTCTGCGCCTGTAGGTCGTCGATCAAGCGCTGCTTTTCTGTGAGAATGTCGTGCGACGCGGTCCCTTGAAGACGAAGCTGTTGCAGCTCCGCTTCTATCTCAGAGTACCTCGTCTGATATTCACGCGCTTTCGCTTTTTCATTGGCGACCGTATGTGCAGCTTCGGCGGTTTCATGCTTGCGtcgctcttcctgcttctgcagcttTTCAGTTAGCTCGACAATTTCCTTTTGCCTTCTCGCTTTCGACTCTTCATGCACCTTGTTCAGCTCTCCTAGCCTAGCTTGAAGATCCGAAagcttgttgctcttcTCCTTGAGTGCAGCGTGTGACTTTTCGCACTTGTCGAGGCTGTGTTTAAGCTTGGCTTCGCGCTGTGCCGCGAGTCGTAATTCAGTCTGAAGGTCACCGAGCTCGTTTTGGATGTTGATCTTTTCACGTTGTAGGTCGTGAATCTTGCATTCTGCCTTGGACAGTCGATCTTCCATCTTGAGCTGGGGTTTGACTCCGTGAGTGGGTGCAGTGGCGGTAGCGGTGGTGGGTACGACGTTGGACTTTGCGCTCGGTCCGAGCGGTCGACGCACGACGCTAACATGAGGAGGAGCTACCTGCGCTGCTACAGGTGCCGATTCAGTGAGATCTCTGCGCGACATGGTAGAAGGACGGTCCGGGTAGACACCCTGCTTCCAGTGTGGTTGTGGCTCGGTAGGATCGTATGCGTTGGGTCCAGGCGTGGTGGATGGTGGAGGTGGTCGGAATCGAGGCGCTTTAGAGAACATACTGAGACAGAGTGTGTTGTACAGTTCGCCAGAGCCGAACAACACTAGCGTAAGCCTGATGAGACTTCGGCTTCGGTGGATAGAAGGGTGGAGTGCTCCGTCgacagccacgagcgtcgTACAGTAGATGCTGCGAGGAATGCGTAGACTGCTGCCTCAAAAAGGAATAAATAAATACACCCTCAATGTCCAATTGCGCAGTCTCGCAACCAACACTTGGGCACGCGTAATTCAGGCACGTGATTTGCACCGATCTAACAAGCGTAAATTTGcaccgaatcgtgaatcgtgaatcgtgaatatcgtgaattacGCCTGCGCCTTGAccacaaatcgtgaatcgttcGTGATATTGCTCATGATTGCTCATGTCCGGACTGCGCACATTCTCGgtgccaccaccatcccTTTTCCATCATCAACGCCGTTTTTTCACGAtaaaagaagaagcagaagtCAGTTCAGCGTGGTCGTACAGAGTAGAGCCATATCGCAGTCGTCGTAAAGGAGCAGCTTTTAGCGCTGGGTGTCTTTGCttcgctgcagctgcaagccATGGCCAACCCTTTGCCTGACCCCACGCTGCAAGAGCCGGCCGCATCAAATACAGCTTCTCTGCCTCCGATACCACCGTCCAAGACAAACGAACTATCACATGATGTTGCTCTTCAAATTGACCATATTTTGTCaccagccaagcagcagtTGCCCAACGGCGATCCAATCCACCTGCCGTCATACAGCCTAGCCGATCGCTCttcgctcgaatcgcaacTGGACCAACTTCTCAGCTCGACAACAACGCAGGATGAACAGATCAGCCTTGGCTCGATCGATCGTGTACAGGCCATTCTTCGGCTCCAGAtccgagcttgtcgagagCAGATCACCCAGCTcaccgccgagctcgaagcagaGATCGACACCAATCGCATGACGCAAGTGCAGCAGGCGATTGCAGCGCTactcgagcagctccttTTGATCCGCGAGAAAGCACGCGAGTCTGAAAATGTCGTCAAGGAGATTACTCGCGACATTCGAAGCCTCGATATCGCCAAACGCAACGTGGTTTTCAGCATGACCGCGCTCAAACGACTTCAGATGCTCGTCAACGGCGTCGATCAACTCCAGCGCCTCGCCGAGACCAAACGCTACAGAGAAGCTGCCTCGGCGCTACAGGCTGTAAGGTCGCTTCTCGATTTTTTCCAGTCCTATCGTGgcgtcgagcgcatcgcctCTGCATGGAAGCAAGTCAACGAGCTGCAAAACAGTCTGCGCGCCACCATAATGAAGGACTACGAAAACTTCTTTTTGCACGATCCCAATCGTGCAGTGCGCTCCACGAATTTGCCTGAATCCGCCCTTGTCATCGATGCTATCGGAGTCGAAGCAAAAACTGCGCTCATCGACTGGTATTGCTCGCTACAGCTTCGCGAGTATCGCCGCATTTTCAGAGCTACCGACGAGGCGGGCCAGCTCGATAATGTCTCGAGACGATTTGCGTGGTTCAGAAGAATTTTAAAGATTCACGAGGAGGAACATGCGGCTGCCTTTCCCGACCACTGGAAGGCCGAACGATGGCTCATTCGTCGTTTCGCCGATGTCACCAAGGAAGATCTACGCAGTGTTCTCATCCGTGAGCAGTCGAGACTCAACGTGTCGACTCTCATGGAGGCGCTCAATTCAACGCTTGAATTCGAAGCTGCCATGAGTCGTCGTTACAATACGTCCTTTGAGGAGCTCATTACACCACCTACGTCTACCACGAATGCTACAACGcagtcacagcagcagcaaacacAGACGCTCTCGGACGTGTTTGACCCCTATCTCGGCATCTTTGTCGAGGCGCAGGATCGAGCGCTTGGAGAAATGTTTGTTCAGTATCGACGTCAAGGCGCACGCATCTCGTACGATGgagagcagcaggcgaATGGAGGACTCGGAAGGGACGGCGTATTCGAGCCTGCCAGCGGCGTCGATGGTGCGGCGTCCAACTCGAGTGGAGGAGGTACCACAGTTCTTCCTTCGTCGACCGAATTGTTCTATTTTTATCGCCAGACGCTGGAGCAGTGCGCACGATTGTCGAATCGCGAACCGTTGCGCGACCTGTACGAAGTGTACCGCAGATGGCTTCGCGTGTACGCCGAAGACGTGCTGCGATTTTCGCTCGTCCGTCCCGAACCCGCCCGTCGTTCGATCGATGTTCGTCCGAACATTGCCGAGATCCAGAAATGGTGCCTGGTGCTCAACACGGCCGATTACTGCGCTAGCACCTCGAGCCAGCTCGAAGAGAAGCTTCGTGAAAAGATCCACGCTGATTTCAAAGAGAGCGTTAGCCTTGACGAGGAACGTGATATCTTCAGCACGCTCGTTTCATATGCTGTTCAGACACTGGCGAGGGAGTTCGAGCTGTGTTCCGAGCCGATTTGGaactcgatgctgcgccCCGCTGTTGCGTGgagccagctgcagcctcgGTCTAATGCTTTGGGAGGCGGCAGCAAGTCGCAGTACGTGGTGGACATGGCGAGCCTGTTGGAACAGATTGGGGTAGTGGTGAGGCAAGATGTGGAGAACAAAAGGTACGTTCGAAGTTGGTGTGATAAGGTGGTTAGCGTGTTGACGACGCGCTTCTTGCACGCGTTGGTGCGATTGCGGCCGTTGACGCAGGCGAtggttgagcagctgatGGTGGATGCGGCAGAATTGAAGAAGAGCATGGTGGAGCTACCGCGATATGCGGTAGACGATCTGGGCGTGGGTGTGGATGGCAGTGCCAGTGCTACAGAAGCGAGTTTGTCGCCTTGGACGCCGGCTCCATCGGCAGAGCAGACGGCGCTGTCTACACAGGCGGCTTCGTACGTCCGTTATGTTTGCCGACTTACGGAGCGTATCGATATGTTACTGCGTGTGGTGCTTGCGccggtcgaggtggatcGTTCCACCACATCGAAAGGCTTGGACAACGATGGCACGCGGACCAAATTAGATCTGATCGAATGCTACGTGAAGCTGGTCGGCGATCGATCGTTTTCCAACTTTCAAAAAGTGCTCGATCTCAAGGGCGTACGCAAGGTGGACCAGAACAGCCTGCTCGATCGATTCCTCCAAGTGACGGCTTCTATGGACGAGGCAACGTCGGATGCTGCAACGGCGCAGCTGAAGGACCAGAGCTTCCTTACGCAGCTCGATATGGATCCTCCTTCTCATCCGGTCTTGTCTTCGCCGTTGAGCGCATCAACGCCCTCGTTTTTGGATAACAGTGCGAGGAGGGATAGCGGCATGGTCAGGTCCGCCAGTCTGTTCGCTCCGGAGAGCGCAAAGAGTCCGACGCTCGCGAATCCGCCCACTTTCGACGCACACGCTCAGGGCGCCGGAAGAGCGTTTAGCGATCTCAGGAAGTTTGGTAACTTCTTCGGCGCGTTGGCGAGGAAGGATGGTAGCAAGCAGTGAGCTCGTTGGCAGACAtcaattcatgattcagGTCGCGCTAAAGATCACGGAGATgtgtcaagcagcagcgttggtgTGAATGCGCGTGTGAGCGAAGGATATGgtgcaatcgtgaatacagttgaatcgtgaatgagtGGCATGGGTAGGTAGTGTTTCGCGTGTTTACCTGCTTGCACCACGCGGGCCATGACCACCACGTCCACGGCGTGCTGCGCCGCGTTTTGCTCTGCGATTGGTATCGGACTTGCTGGGTCGGGCGTTCTTCTCTCTTCTcttctccttgagctcTCTGTCCTTTTGGATTTGTCTGGCGCTTTTCACTTCGtctttggcagcttggCGTTTCGGCTGGCCCGGTCGACGGTTGCCGAATACGCCGGCTGTCTTGGGTGCACTGAGCTTGGTATGTCTGAAGCGTTTGAGACCCATAACGCTCGTTTCTGGAGGCGAGCGCTCGTGGACGCGGTGGTTGTTGGACTCGATTTCGCCCGTCTTGGGCATGTCGATGCGCTTTTCGCGCTTCCAATCCTCATACCGACCGGAGCGGAACGAGGCGGGCAGACGAACACCGGACTCGGTGCGGATCATCTTTTTGTTGTCCGCACCCACAGTGGCTTGGATAAAGTTTTTCTTTTTGGAATCCCATCGTGTCACGTTGGGTCGTTGAGATTGCGTGCCCAGCGTCGCGTCGTCGCCGGCGAGGTCGAATGACACCGCAGACGCCTGCTGGATGAACGAGTCCGTGTGACTACGTGCGTTGTTGAGCGAATAGCCGCGTTCAGATGTAGACCCTTGCTGCTCGTACGAGAGGTAGAAGTTCGGATCGCGGTACGACGTCGGTGCGGCTTTCTTGGTGCGCGCGCGCTTCGTGTGTCGCGCAGACGCAGCGTCTCGGTCCGACTCAGAAGCGTCCGTTTCCGAATCAGTCAATGCTTCACGTTGGACTTGTGCTTTTGAAGGCTTGGTCGTGTCAAATGCAGCAAGGATATCCGCTTCATCTGCTTGCTCCATATCCACCATCGCATCCCCCACCACAGCTTCGTCGTTATCCGCCTTGCCAGCAGTTGCCTTTTTCTTACCCTTGTTACGCGCAGCAACTTTGGGCTTGGTCACCTCCTCATCATCTTCCATCGCATCACCTCCACCCTCGATCGCCCTTTTCCTCGCCTCCAACGCTTCTGCCCTCTTGGTTTTGACCTGCATCGTCTGCCTTCTGCTCCTCATCAACGCTCCCAACGGCGTGGCATCCCCCCTGATCCCAATTTCAAACACCGTCTCTTGCGGTCGGAACGCATTGACCTTGGCCAACAGCGCCGCCCTCTTGGCCGCCTCGTCCGCCTCCTTGAGCGCGTTGTCCGTGCCACGCTTCACCTTGTCGTCCATTCGGTCGCTGCCAAGCGCGCTCGTCACAGCGTCGGCCTTGTTTGCTCGGTTCAACCCATACACCTCGGGGCGCTTCACAACATCGTGCACCGCCATCTCTTCCAGGGGCGAGCCCGCCAACGTCCACTCGGGTACTTGGCCTTCTCTGCCGGACGCGGTGCGAATGTTGATCTGTTCGATGCTTCCTAGCTTGACCATCTCTTTGGCGCGTCGGTGCGATTCCTGCGATGCTTTGGCGATCGACTTTTCGTACTTTTGCTGTGCTCGATCGGCTACTGCGCGCAGAGCGGGGAAGTCGTGCGCggtggacgacgaggtgttTGTGagagaggaagagatgAATTCGGTTTCGAGGTCCAACGCTTCGCGCGGCAAGGTTCCGAGGATGAGGCTGTCGTGTAGACCGAGCGCGTCGGCCGACGCAACGTCTCTGCCGTTGGCAAgagcagcgatggcggTATGTGAGGACACGAGAGGGCGAGCGAGAAACAGCTGCAAATCGCACAGGTATGGAAGCTCGGCATTTGTGCACATGCTCCACGCCCAACCGTTTCGGCCGGCACGTGCAGTACGTCCAACTCGATGAACAAACGTTCGCGGCTGCGGCGGAAAGTCGAAGTTGACAACGTGCTCGAGAACAGGCAGATCGATACCACGCGCAGCAACGTCGGTGACGATCAGCAGGCTGTTCTGCCCGCGTCGGAAGCGAGACATTTGGATACCGCGTGTCGCTTGGTCGAGCGACGAGTAGATGTGCGAGCACGCATAGCCAGTGGTGGTCAgaagcaacagcagatACTCTACGTGATGCTTGGTGGCGCAAAAAATGATGGTTTGGTGCGGGAGCAGTTCCAGTGCTCCTCCTGGTCCTCCACGTTTGCGTTTGTTGCCGAGATGCTTGTCCTTGGTCTTGCCTTTGAACTCGGCCCTCCTGTTGCCGTAGCCGCGTGATCGCTGACCGTCGGCTTGGTTGTCACTCGCGTCTTCATTGAAttgcgcttcttcatcCAGGTCCCGTGCAGcctgctcgccaagcgGAACACCAATCACGTCTCGCAGCAGAACCAAGAGCGCAGCTTCCTTCTCGGACGGCTTGACGCTAAAGAACGCCATGCGCAGGTCCGCGCTGATCTTGCTATCGGCGTCCAGACGCACGAGTTTTGGGTTGGCCTGCAATCCGGCCTTGGTGAactcgacgagcttcttggGCAGCGTAGCGCTGAACAGCAAAGTCTGTCGTGTTGGTGGCAGACGCAGGAGCAtctcctcgagctgttctGCGAAACCCATTTCAAAAAGTCGGTCTGCTTCGTCAAAGACAACGTATTCGACCGACTTGAGGTCCAGGTTCATCTCGACGGTGAGATGGAGCATTCGGCCCGGTGTGGCGATGACGACATCCGGATTGTTGGACATGATGCCGAATTGTTCGTCGAGCGACTCTCCGCCTACAATTATTGCCCAGCGGATAGCTTCTCCGCGGCTATCCTGGCCCTCGCCTGCGTCAGCCTTCCATCCTCGCGCAATTTCCTTTCCCACCCTGAGGATCTGTACCGCCAGTTCGCGCGAGGGACAAAGGATAAGACTCTTAATGCCAAACGTAGGCGAATGACGACCATTGAGACGGTTGATAAGCGGAATGAGATACGCGAGCGTCTTTCCTGAACCGGTACGAGCCATACCGACAACGTCTCTGGGGGGTTGCGACATGATAGCCGGAATAGCCTGGCGTTGAATGGGTGTAGGCGTGGTGAAGCCGCGAATGAGAAGCGATCGAAGTAAAGACGGATGCAGGCCCATGCTCTGGAAGGATCCACCGCCGGTAACGACACCTGagccgagcttgttcttgcCTTTGTTCTTGCCAGAAAGTGCCTTCTTTGCGACCTCTAGACCTGCTTTGATGTTGGCATGCTGCATGACAGATGCGATGAATCGagcgtcatcgtcgtcatcatccttgGCGGATACGCGAGACGCATATGCCTTCTGCGAGGCTTGCTGTGACGAGGACAGCATGCCAACAGCGGCTGGTTCGGCAGCACTGGCCAGCAGCGAGGAGGCAATATCGAAGTCGTCATTgccgtcatcatcgctgccCTTTGTGGATCTCCTGGCTCGCTTCTGTGGTTTGCTCGATGAAGCTGTGGCGTCGTTTCGGTTCGGCTTGGACGTGGCTGAGATGgtacgagcagcaaagttGTCTTCGCCATCCGACGCAAGGAAATCGATGGTCTTGGCCATCTTCAATATCTATgactctgctgctggtgatgTGTATGTGTTTCTGTTGCACCGTCAGTGAATCGGCGGTCAAGGAATAGGACGTTGGTGGTTGGCAAGAGCAACTACGCTTCGAGTTTCGTTTGAGAACAGCAAATTCTTGGATTATGTCCAAAAATTTTGGaaggaaaaaaaaaaaaaaaaaaaaaaaaaaaaaaaaaagctGGACCctctcagtcacgagtctgtcCACATCACGTGCGTGGTACACGCCccgccattcacgattaagACGAGAGCCTCCACACCCACCAGGAGCCAATaaatcaatcgtgaatcaatcGTGTGAACAGCAATCCCGAATGAGTGAATGAGTGAATGTGCAacgagagtcacgagttgttTGTTGTTATTCTCTTCGCCGCCACTTTCCGCGACGTGCAGCTGTGCCAGGTTACCGTAGCACAAGGTTGCTTCCAACGATCACAGGCGTGTGACGTGGAGCGGTCCGTACACCTCTGCTTaacaccatcatcatcatcgtcaccTATCACGCTCCGTTGACTACAGACCCGACCTGGACCTCCCCGCCTTACTGGCTGAGCAAATTACCGCGATGCCGTTTGGCTCGCCCTGCATTCCACTTTGTCAACCATGGTAGGCGCTCTCTGGATTGACAGTGGCTCCGACAGTGATAGCGATGCTACCTCGGGCAAGCAACGTCGAAACAGACACCGTCGTAGCGCTAGTGCGGTAGGAGGTCCATCTCGTCTAAGTGCAGCTCCcccatcatcctcgtcctcggtcATCGTTCTATCTTCGTCCCAAGATCACGGCCAACTGGTTGCAGCAAAAGTTCAGCGCCATGGAAAGGCTGTGGTTGGGACACTTGGCAGCCACGCTCGCCTGATGGATGCGCATGAAAGTGTACAAGCAACACCAGCTCAGCGCTTGGCTCAGCTCCTCGCCGATAATTCTCCCGACACCTCGCTTCCTAGCTTCGGTGATCTTCTACGACAGCACAAGTCACGAAGAGACGCCGCAGCGTCTGCGCATGCCTGCGTACCAAGCGGTCAGGGCTCTACAAGCATTTGCGCGTCGCGCCCAACATCGACTGCGCTTCCAGCAGGTTCGCTCAGGCGCACCGTGTCCCAACCGatcgcttccagctcgcaAGACAACCCAACTTCCTCTCGCTTCCGTCCATCTGTTCGTCGTCCCACCAAGTATGCAGGTGCAGATGCGACCGCGCCGGAGGTAATTGAAATTGGGTccgactcgatcgtcgaTTCTGCCAGTGAAGCTGATGCCGAGCATGTCCTGTATACCTCTTCGCCCATTCGGTCCCAGCGTAGCCTCAGAACTCAGCAGCCCTCCAGCCAGCCTTTGGTCTTTTCTCCGCCATCTCGCGTTTCTGCGGCGAAAGGGCGATCGGGTGAGGCAAGACGCACTCGACCGAATCTCAGGGCTGACTCAGCTCCGATTGTCATCCTGTCTAGCAGTCCGCCACCGCCTTCGTTGCCGAGCACTAGCCAAAGCTCGTCTGGTCATGCGGTTGGATACATAGCCGAAGAAGAGTGTATGCTCCCAAACTTtccatcatcgtcgcttcCTTTCGAAGATCCACCACCGAGCCCGCCCTCTACGCCCGTTGGCGCGCCTGCTGCAGAAGCTTTCGATGCCTCGCCTTCGCTCAAGAGACGAGGCGTTCATTCGGATTCCAAACCTACGACGCCAAAGAGACCCAGGCCGATAAGCAGAACTGGCTCTCTTTTAGAAGCTTTAGATAAACTCTACGCAGCGGACGACATGGCCATGATggaccaagaccaagctgaGAATTCAGCTGACGGCGACCGCGTCCTAGGGATCTTTTCAGCTGTCACTGCTCCAGATCTTACTCGAAAGGAGAATTCTAGTGCGCAACTGTCACCGTCGAAAGCTCAAAGATCGGCTGCAGCCAAGGAAGCGCGCGAAGCTAAGGCACGCGAACGCGAAGCTgtcaagcttgccaagGCGCAAGCCGCTGCGGAAAAGAAACGGTTTTTGGAAGTCAATCGTCTTCGCACGTCGAAAGCGGACACGATGCGCGAGCTCATcatcgatcttgaccgTACGCTTTTCAGCGCCGGTCAGCCTTTTGCCGGATATCAAGAGTCGATCCAGGCGCGTTTCGAACAGGAGGGAGCAAGTGTGCATCTCTGCGATGCTGTGGTAGCTCCGCCTTTGGTACGATTCAGGAGGAAGGTCAAAGCGGAGTGGAACAACGAAAGACGACATTGGGTACCACTGAATCGAGAACAAGTCCGAAGAGAGCCAATGGTGATTGTGTATATCGATGCAAAGCAGATTGTGCAATTGGTGGCGGAGGGAGGAGAGCAAGGATTGGAGAGTTGGTATGGCGATTTGGAGCGAAGGTTGAGTGCAGCCGATGGTGGTCGAGAGCGAGGTGACGGGCAGCAACGGCAGGTATTTCTGGTTTGCCAAGGCCTGATCAAGTACTATGCTCGACTGAGGGCAAGTGAGAACAGGGCATATACGGCGCGCATCCGACAGCAGTTGGCAGAGAGTCAACCCGCTGATCAAGCTACGAGCACCGCTTCGGATGCTGTTCCGAAGTCAGCACCACGGAGAGCCAACACTGCCATCGGCAGCAATaaccacagcagcagcagcagt
This genomic interval carries:
- a CDS encoding uncharacterized protein (related to VPS53 - subunit of VP51-54 complex, required for protein sorting), with amino-acid sequence MANPLPDPTLQEPAASNTASLPPIPPSKTNELSHDVALQIDHILSPAKQQLPNGDPIHLPSYSLADRSSLESQLDQLLSSTTTQDEQISLGSIDRVQAILRLQIRACREQITQLTAELEAEIDTNRMTQVQQAIAALLEQLLLIREKARESENVVKEITRDIRSLDIAKRNVVFSMTALKRLQMLVNGVDQLQRLAETKRYREAASALQAVRSLLDFFQSYRGVERIASAWKQVNELQNSLRATIMKDYENFFLHDPNRAVRSTNLPESALVIDAIGVEAKTALIDWYCSLQLREYRRIFRATDEAGQLDNVSRRFAWFRRILKIHEEEHAAAFPDHWKAERWLIRRFADVTKEDLRSVLIREQSRLNVSTLMEALNSTLEFEAAMSRRYNTSFEELITPPTSTTNATTQSQQQQTQTLSDVFDPYLGIFVEAQDRALGEMFVQYRRQGARISYDGEQQANGGLGRDGVFEPASGVDGAASNSSGGGTTVLPSSTELFYFYRQTLEQCARLSNREPLRDLYEVYRRWLRVYAEDVLRFSLVRPEPARRSIDVRPNIAEIQKWCLVLNTADYCASTSSQLEEKLREKIHADFKESVSLDEERDIFSTLVSYAVQTLAREFELCSEPIWNSMLRPAVAWSQLQPRSNALGGGSKSQYVVDMASLLEQIGVVVRQDVENKRYVRSWCDKVVSVLTTRFLHALVRLRPLTQAMVEQLMVDAAELKKSMVELPRYAVDDLGVGVDGSASATEASLSPWTPAPSAEQTALSTQAASYVRYVCRLTERIDMLLRVVLAPVEVDRSTTSKGLDNDGTRTKLDLIECYVKLVGDRSFSNFQKVLDLKGVRKVDQNSLLDRFLQVTASMDEATSDAATAQLKDQSFLTQLDMDPPSHPVLSSPLSASTPSFLDNSARRDSGMVRSASLFAPESAKSPTLANPPTFDAHAQGAGRAFSDLRKFGNFFGALARKDGSKQ
- a CDS encoding uncharacterized protein (related to DBP10 - putative ATP-dependent RNA helicase involved in ribosome biogenesis) gives rise to the protein MAKTIDFLASDGEDNFAARTISATSKPNRNDATASSSKPQKRARRSTKGSDDDGNDDFDIASSLLASAAEPAAVGMLSSSQQASQKAYASRVSAKDDDDDDARFIASVMQHANIKAGLEVAKKALSGKNKGKNKLGSGVVTGGGSFQSMGLHPSLLRSLLIRGFTTPTPIQRQAIPAIMSQPPRDVVGMARTGSGKTLAYLIPLINRLNGRHSPTFGIKSLILCPSRELAVQILRVGKEIARGWKADAGEGQDSRGEAIRWAIIVGGESLDEQFGIMSNNPDVVIATPGRMLHLTVEMNLDLKSVEYVVFDEADRLFEMGFAEQLEEMLLRLPPTRQTLLFSATLPKKLVEFTKAGLQANPKLVRLDADSKISADLRMAFFSVKPSEKEAALLVLLRDVIGVPLGEQAARDLDEEAQFNEDASDNQADGQRSRGYGNRRAEFKGKTKDKHLGNKRKRGGPGGALELLPHQTIIFCATKHHVEYLLLLLTTTGYACSHIYSSLDQATRGIQMSRFRRGQNSLLIVTDVAARGIDLPVLEHVVNFDFPPQPRTFVHRVGRTARAGRNGWAWSMCTNAELPYLCDLQLFLARPLVSSHTAIAALANGRDVASADALGLHDSLILGTLPREALDLETEFISSSLTNTSSSTAHDFPALRAVADRAQQKYEKSIAKASQESHRRAKEMVKLGSIEQINIRTASGREGQVPEWTLAGSPLEEMAVHDVVKRPEVYGLNRANKADAVTSALGSDRMDDKVKRGTDNALKEADEAAKRAALLAKVNAFRPQETVFEIGIRGDATPLGALMRSRRQTMQVKTKRAEALEARKRAIEGGGDAMEDDEEVTKPKVAARNKGKKKATAGKADNDEAVVGDAMVDMEQADEADILAAFDTTKPSKAQVQREALTDSETDASESDRDAASARHTKRARTKKAAPTSYRDPNFYLSYEQQGSTSERGYSLNNARSHTDSFIQQASAVSFDLAGDDATLGTQSQRPNVTRWDSKKKNFIQATVGADNKKMIRTESGVRLPASFRSGRYEDWKREKRIDMPKTGEIESNNHRVHERSPPETSVMGLKRFRHTKLSAPKTAGVFGNRRPGQPKRQAAKDEVKSARQIQKDRELKEKRREKNARPSKSDTNRRAKRGAARRGRGGHGPRGASR